One region of Cinclus cinclus chromosome 1, bCinCin1.1, whole genome shotgun sequence genomic DNA includes:
- the C1H18orf21 gene encoding UPF0711 protein C18orf21 homolog: MERRLLLAAAEQLAGVCPGQARFLLWMLRSSRANERGLERICPYCFQFLVPDSYRVRLKPKMKVTPQIEKVLKREAKNHKLNMKQTKLLRKYKESRSILLVTCKSCNKTTRHYGKSRDFLATRTQNCGTPGIKSSLKTPDIKIQSAKKITPVSCSSLGSKGNSPSSLSRTRESGQATTNSASKTPRNSRFHFSKLKRMLDLEEKEKSQKADFKTFLTLL, encoded by the exons aTGGAGCGGCGGCTGCTGCTGGCGGCGGCGGAGCAGCTGGCGGGGGTCTGCCCGGGACAGGCGCGATTCCTGCT GTGGATGCTCCGCAGTTCCCGAG CTAATGAACGTGGATTAGAAAGGATATGTCCTTACTGCTTCCAGTTCCTGGTTCCTGACAGCTACCGGGTGCGCCTCAAACCAAAGATGAAAGTGACTCCACAGATAGAGAAGGTTCTTAAACGAGAGGCAAAGAATCATAAACTTAACATGAAACAGACAAAGCTTTTGAGAAAGTACAAGGAGTCAAGAAGCATTCTG CTGGTTACTTGCAAATCTTGCAACAAAACAACAAGACATTATGGTAAAAGCAGGGATTTTCTGGCTACCAGAACGCAAAATTGTGGCACTCCAGGTATCAAATCCAGCCTGAAGACACCAGATATAAAAATTCagtctgcaaagaaaattacaCCTGTAAGCTGCAGTAGTTTGGGATCTAAAGGGAACAGTCCCTCATCACTTTCCAG gacaCGTGAATCTGGACAGGCAACAACCAACTCTGCTTCCAAGACTCCCCGAAACTCCAGATTTCACTTTTCTAAGCTAAAACGGATGCTTGAcctagaagaaaaagagaaaagccagAAGGCAGATTTCAAAACCTTTTTGACTTTACTTTAG